The nucleotide sequence TTTCCATTACACTTTTTGCGCACTGGATGGGACATCCGTCAATAATCCAGATAGGGCGGTTTATAACTTTCTTTAAGAACACCGGAATTTCTGCAGAAATTCCAGCTAAGCAAGACATTTCGGCAGTTCCTTTTTCGTTTAAGTATTGTGCCAGGTTATAAGAAGTTTTGCCTGCGTCAGAGCATCCTGAGCAGGCGAATACCACTGGCTTTTTTATCTTGTTTTTAGGTGTCATAAAATCATTTAAGATCTTTATATCTTTAATTTTAGGTGCTATTTATTTATTTAATGTGTTGTTTGTTAGAGTTTTGTGTATGTTTGTTTTGTTTTAAATTTACAAATAAATAAATTTATAAAAGTTGATCTAGGTCATTATCTTAACTAAACTATATCATTTTAAATGAAATAGGGGAGGGTTAATTTTAAAGCTTTATATTTATAACTATTTCCAACTAAAAAAGCGTATTTATGAGAAAAATCTCAAAAGTTATCAATGCTTCTTTGGTGTTTGCAATGGTCTCCTTTTTTAGCTGTTCAGGCGATGACAAACCCGCGTCAGACAGTGGAAGCAAGAAGAGTAATACTGCTGAAAGTACTAGCAGTACCAATGCCAACCCACCTGGTTCTGACAAAGGAGTAGGGCCTATTTCTTCGGTTGAGCTCTCGGATGAGCTTGACGCGGATTTAATAGCCAAAGGTGAAAGTATCTTTAACAGTGACTGTAGCGCATGTCATCAAATGGATACCAAGGTAGTAGGGCCTGCTCTTAAAGGAATCACTGAAAGAAGAACACCGGAATGGATTATGAATATTATTCTCAATCCGGTAGAAATGACACAAAAAGACCCAATTGCGAAAAAGCTATTGGCTGAGTATAATGTTCAGATGGTTTATCAGGATGTGTCAGAGGAAGGTGCAAGAGCACTCTTGGAGTTTTTCCGTTCCAAAGACCAATAATAGTATGCGCTATAGTTTAAATGGGTTGTTTTTAAACAACCCATTTATTTTTTTACATGTGAAGTGCTTTTTGATTGATATAGCTTTCGGCTAATTCTGACAACTTCATATCTTGTGCTTTTTCTTCTTCTAGCGTCTTTAGCAAAAGGTTCAAAACTTTTTCATTTCCCATTGCTTTGGCCATGGCACACGCAGATCCATAGGCAGCTATTTCATAATGTTCCGCTTTTTGTGCTGCAATTATTAAATCAGGATCCAATAGTTCTCCCTGAGGAACTTCTTGTAAATCGGATTCAAGTTCTTGAAGGATCCCTTCCATTGCGATGCTTTTCTTCCCTCTAGGTGTAATGCCTAAGGTGTCCGCAATTTGCTCTAACCTTTCTTTTTGCTTGCTGGTCACTTGAACATGAGCTTCCAAACCTTTCGCAAGATCTTTATTGGTAGCCTTTTTCGCTATCTTTGGCAATTCTCTTTCTAACATAGTTTCTGCACTATACAGGTTTTTTATTATGTTAGCAAACAGGTCTTCTGGATTCTTTACTTTCATATTTCTATTTCTGTTTTTATGCAAAACCTGTAATATTTTAGAAATGTTTAACATGGATTAGTCTTGTATATAAGGACAACACTAATTGTATTAAACATCAAGGTTACAGCATTTCTTTTGAAAGGTTCCTAATGTGATTTTTAGGTTTTAGACAGGGTTTAGCAGTGTTTAAGTTTCTTTAGTCAAATGTTGCTGCCTTGCACTTAGATGGTGCTGTTTTTTATTAAAAATCAGCAGTTCCTTTTTGCTTTTTTAGTCTCAGACAATTTGATAATCTTACGGTAAAAATTACACGCTTTATATGTGATATTGATTGATGCAAGTTTTAGTTTTAATAAAATGGATGTTGGTATTATTGATTAAAATGTTCATAACTTACATGGCTAGGTTTGTAGGTTTAGTTTTTAAATTTATATATTGTGCAGATATCTAACTGTTTTTAAGTATGTTCAGCCATGAACCTGCTTTTTTACTATTTTTTAACTTAACTAAATCTAGCTATGAAGAAAGTTATTTTAACAGTGGATGACTCTACGTCAATCCTCTCGTTAATGCCAGTTATTTTTGGACCGGGGCATACTGTTGTCAAGGCACGAAACGGTGCAGAAGCCATGCTTAAACTGTATGATGGACTTTTCCCTGATTTAATAATCACTGATTTGAAAATGCCTGAAGTAGATGGGTTTGACTTTATTGAACGGGTGCGTTGTGCGGAAGCTTTTTGTAAAATACCTATTTTTGTATTAAGTGGCTCCGATAGATCCACTGATAAAGTAAAGTGCTTTAAGCTTGGCGCAGATGATTATATGAGCAAACCATTTAACCCTGAAGAGTTAATGATGCGTGCTACGAATTTGTTGGGGCGTAAGCGTCATGCCTCTGTAATTGATTTGGCAGAAACTTCAATAAGTTAACTGCTGTGGTTGAGGTAAGTGTTATGAAAGGGGCTTTTCGAAGCCCCTTGTTTTTTAATAGGATTAATACTGTTTCAATAGTGAAACCTTACAAAAGCTTCTATAGCTTCATATTCTGGAAGTCCTAATTTGTTGTACAAGTCTGCAGTTCCACGGTTTCT is from Cytophagaceae bacterium ABcell3 and encodes:
- a CDS encoding putative zinc-binding protein, coding for MTPKNKIKKPVVFACSGCSDAGKTSYNLAQYLNEKGTAEMSCLAGISAEIPVFLKKVINRPIWIIDGCPIQCAKSVMEKLQLQENYHIQLRDFGIKKYDNKDTDLEDLSAEVIRKAPNHE
- a CDS encoding cytochrome c, yielding MRKISKVINASLVFAMVSFFSCSGDDKPASDSGSKKSNTAESTSSTNANPPGSDKGVGPISSVELSDELDADLIAKGESIFNSDCSACHQMDTKVVGPALKGITERRTPEWIMNIILNPVEMTQKDPIAKKLLAEYNVQMVYQDVSEEGARALLEFFRSKDQ
- a CDS encoding DUF892 family protein; protein product: MKVKNPEDLFANIIKNLYSAETMLERELPKIAKKATNKDLAKGLEAHVQVTSKQKERLEQIADTLGITPRGKKSIAMEGILQELESDLQEVPQGELLDPDLIIAAQKAEHYEIAAYGSACAMAKAMGNEKVLNLLLKTLEEEKAQDMKLSELAESYINQKALHM
- a CDS encoding response regulator transcription factor, with the translated sequence MKKVILTVDDSTSILSLMPVIFGPGHTVVKARNGAEAMLKLYDGLFPDLIITDLKMPEVDGFDFIERVRCAEAFCKIPIFVLSGSDRSTDKVKCFKLGADDYMSKPFNPEELMMRATNLLGRKRHASVIDLAETSIS